One genomic region from Sphingobacterium sp. UGAL515B_05 encodes:
- a CDS encoding aspartate-semialdehyde dehydrogenase — protein MKVAVVGATGLVGTEMLTVLAARNFPVTELIPVASERSKGKEIEFKGKKYKVVTPSEAIALKPDVALFSAGGDTSKEFAPKFAEAGITVIDNSSAWRMDPTKKLVVPEVNGDVLSADDKIIANPNCSTIQMVVALKPLHDKYKIKRVVVSTYQSVTGTGVKAVNQLMNERAGKDGEKAYPYQIDLNVIPHIDVFQENGYTKEEMKMILETNKIMRDDSIKVTATTVRIPVMGGHSESLNIEFENDFDLNDVRAALAAQSGCIVVDDPASLQYPMPKDAHGRDEVFVGRIRRDESQPNTLNMWVVADNLRKGAATNAVQVAELLAEKGLI, from the coding sequence ATGAAAGTGGCAGTAGTCGGCGCAACAGGCCTTGTAGGTACTGAGATGCTAACCGTGTTGGCGGCGCGAAATTTCCCAGTAACAGAATTAATTCCAGTAGCTTCAGAGCGTAGTAAGGGTAAGGAAATTGAATTCAAGGGAAAGAAGTATAAGGTGGTTACACCATCTGAGGCTATTGCTTTGAAACCTGATGTTGCGTTATTTTCTGCTGGTGGTGATACCTCGAAAGAATTCGCACCTAAATTTGCTGAAGCTGGAATTACAGTGATCGACAATTCTTCGGCATGGCGTATGGACCCAACAAAAAAGTTGGTTGTTCCAGAAGTAAATGGCGATGTGTTATCTGCTGATGATAAGATTATTGCAAACCCGAATTGTTCAACCATACAAATGGTGGTGGCTTTAAAGCCATTGCATGATAAATATAAAATCAAACGTGTTGTAGTGTCTACCTACCAATCTGTAACAGGTACTGGTGTTAAGGCCGTTAACCAGTTAATGAATGAGCGTGCTGGAAAAGATGGTGAAAAAGCTTACCCTTATCAGATTGATCTGAACGTTATTCCGCATATTGATGTTTTCCAAGAAAATGGATACACCAAAGAGGAGATGAAGATGATTTTGGAAACAAATAAAATCATGCGTGATGATTCTATTAAAGTAACTGCAACGACAGTGCGTATCCCGGTTATGGGCGGGCACTCTGAATCATTGAATATCGAATTTGAAAATGACTTTGATTTGAATGATGTACGTGCAGCTTTAGCGGCGCAAAGTGGCTGTATTGTTGTTGACGATCCTGCGTCACTACAATATCCAATGCCAAAGGATGCGCACGGCAGAGATGAGGTTTTTGTAGGACGTATCCGTCGTGATGAATCTCAGCCAAATACCCTTAACATGTGGGTAGTAGCAGATAACTTACGTAAAGGCGCTGCAACAAATGCAGTTCAGGTAGCGGAGTTATTGGCCGAAAAAGGATTGATCTAA